A window of Dysidea avara chromosome 1, odDysAvar1.4, whole genome shotgun sequence genomic DNA:
TATAGAATGGTAAAGGCTAGCAAAATTCTGTTTGATTTGTGTAGAAGAGAAAAGGAAAAACTACCAATATAAGTaccatatggattcattttacacGGTGTTTGGTTGTACAAATCATgtattgtatggcttcaaatatctGTGAGCAcccttaataatattattgttaattgcTATGAACTAACTAACTGTATGCGATGAGAGGTAGTTGAAAAACCAAAGACACATGTATATTTATGAGTCATTTGAATTGTCATTAGAATTTATGAGACTAATACTGAAAATTGTGTGAAAATATTACTTATGGGTTGATGACCCTAGACAGATAAAATAGATTGGTATATACAACTTTATTAATGGTTTTTAGAGGCTGTTTAAAGTAAAGTTTGGAAGTTCATTGTAAATGAAACAGTATTTGAAGAGTAATAAGTATTTTTTCTAAGAAGTTTTAGGCCAAGTGTGTTATTCAAGCTGCAATTTAAAAGCTGCAGCCACCACGTCTCCTGCACAATACtgccaataacttttaaaacaataaaataatCTGTTCATCAGCAAATTTGTACTGTTAGTTTTCAAGATGTTAATACAACGCCATGGTGGTTTATATGCAGTAGTCCACAAATTATCGTGGTTATTCACAATACATAATGGCAATCCATAAACACGTTTATATGCTCTTGGATATTTTGAAAGACTTCGGATGACACATAAGTTATGGTAATATCACACAGGAGTAGAATATCTTCATGAGTCTGAGGCAAAGCTGAAGCTGATAATAAGTATCAATTACTAAGATATCCTACAACTGTTTTGATATTACTATACTGGCTTACATCTAAGTGAAAGACATGTGGGTACTTTGATGTATACAGTTTTGTAATCAGCTTGCATAAATGTGTTACCATAGAGTCAGGTTATTAAGCACATGCGCTAAAATTTTCAGAGAAAACTTTTATAAAAATCATACGTGCATGCACCTAGTATGGTAATTATTTCCCAGGCAATAACTACCACACATTTCCAGTAAATTCTTCGATGTATGGCTTTACATAATCATGCACTTAAACAAAATATATAGTTAATACAGTTATAGATACAATAACTCTGAGTCATGTTTACTTTCACTTgtgcattaatttttgtttgaAGGCTTGTTAATTTAAACTTTTAAGCTTTACAAATAAAAAAACAATAAtcattagctataattatttcTTTTAACTATCAATAGTTTTTTAGAGTATTGCTACTAATCTTTTGTGTGTAAAATAAATTAACATCACAAGGAAATTAAAGCTTCAAAATCAGGAATGTGCAGCTAAAAGTTTGGATTTGCaggtaaaatattttcatatgatttacgtaaatgactgctctattagagtatttcgatcttgtaTAGAAagttgcatacgaaaattattttacaatgaaaaaaaacaaATTATGGTACTCTAATACACAgtaaacattctaatagaacaattgtAAAATCATACAGTAATAAACTACTTTAATAGCATTCAGGTAGAACTATATCCTATTACTGGTGTATTTAACAATTTGTGCTACTTCATATAATCAGGCACCCAGTTATATAGGTGGTGGAAGGGGATCGATAGGGGGAGAGGGGTTGCTCCAGCACACCCAATTCTAAAGGAGCTATCACATGAAATCCTGTTTccagaaaagatcaagatattcttatagagcagtcaccccaatagagcagtcaccccaatagagcagtcacccttaaTCAACAGTCAATCATGTATGCTtctcatgctgagtgtgctcCACACATCAATACTACCTGCAAAAATTTGGGCACCCCCAATATTAGGAAAGCTGTTCACAGAGTGTTGCATAAAAAAGTGCAAAGGTTACATTTATGCAACTTTCTAATGAAAGTTTTGTTGCTAATTAATTGGTACAACTAGCAAGAGTGATGAAACTAGGTACTAGGAACAACACCCAACTATCACAGTTGGCTTGTTGTTTCTTTtgagaaaaaaaatttattttaactGTTTTCTcagaatacatacatacattacatacatacacacatacgtacgtacgtacatatgcacgtacatacatacatgcatgcatacatacatacatacatacatacatacatacatacatacatacatacatacatacatacatacatacatacatacatacatacatacatacatacatacatacatacatacatacatacatacatacatacatacatacatacatacatacatacatacatacatacatacatacatacatacatacatacatacatacatacatacatacatacatacatacatacatacatacatacatacatatacacagatTACACATGTAGATGCATAACCCTATTAAATTCCATAGATACACAATTACAATGGTATATGCATACAAACCTGAACTTTCTGTTGCAGTAAATGCTTACACTGACAATAATGATAACTAAAGCTCCCAAAAATATCACTCCTGCAATAATTATACCAACCAGTGCCCCAATGCTAAGACTACCATCATCACCACCACCACCGCCACTATCAGCAGAACTTTGTAACACTGCAGCAAAATAATGATAGCTAATGATTATATGTATTACTGTAATTACATGACATCATATCAATATTAGCTTTGGAACAATATTTGTTTGCATACCTTCAATATATTCACTGTTTATAACAGTATTTGTTTCACCTGTGGTCACACCAACCTCCACGGAATATTTGGCACTCCTGTCCAAATTATTAAAAACAGCAAAATTGTTAGTAGTTGTCAGTGAAACAGCATTAGATTGTCTTCGTTGACGATCTTCAGTAGCTAGAAGAAGAGTCGCTCTGTATTTAGGGAATCCTTGAGCTTCAAAGAGACTTAATGGCGTCCAGGTCACATTAATCGAAGTGGCACTTATGTAGTTGACTTTGATGTTCTCTGGTGGTTTAGTTGGTGCCAGTTCTTCACTGAAGAATATAACATAATGACCCAATACTCCCATACCAACACTGGTGAATGCCACTACTCTCACTTGATACGGGATACCTGGGTCTACAATGACAGATGATGTCATATGAATAGTTAAACACACACAATACCAAAGCATCAGTGTAAACAACAAACCAGTTCATCACTAATGACTGCAGAGGAACATAAAGTACCATCAAGCAACACTAAAATGCTTTACTATTTTCAAACaagcatatacagtatgtaccttCTGTGAGTACACTGAATGCCTCATCTCAGTGGATATTAGTATATTATACACAAGTATATTTTAAGTAGGGAGGTCACCTACGCAACTATgatgatatactagtggacatttaatccctacttcagtctagacccatgactaaattagggattaaatgtctactactatatctacaggtataggcaacctcccttgtttccctacttttttctatggtccctaatcaAACCTAATATTtcctatacttgtttgtttgtttatttatttttttgatgactggtgaacccgcacatatcgcatcaaaagaaagaatggtgtcagagttactgttttcatctgaacatgtgccccaactaccaattaagtgaagtggccactacactttgctttcagatATGTT
This region includes:
- the LOC136250643 gene encoding Ig-like and fibronectin type-III domain-containing protein 1 isoform X2, whose product is MSSKMNSSTRNYTIMSLNPGIPYQVRVVAFTSVGMGVLGHYVIFFSEELAPTKPPENIKVNYISATSINVTWTPLSLFEAQGFPKYRATLLLATEDRQRRQSNAVSLTTTNNFAVFNNLDRSAKYSVEVGVTTGETNTVINSEYIEVLQSSADSGGGGGDDGSLSIGALVGIIIAGVIFLGALVIIIVSVSIYCNRKFRNHQQYEVFDSRCTFDNPTYTSNSANQQQQEQQKHSVAVGQKEGDGTTKNQQ
- the LOC136250643 gene encoding uncharacterized protein isoform X1 → MLWYCVCLTIHMTSSVIVDPGIPYQVRVVAFTSVGMGVLGHYVIFFSEELAPTKPPENIKVNYISATSINVTWTPLSLFEAQGFPKYRATLLLATEDRQRRQSNAVSLTTTNNFAVFNNLDRSAKYSVEVGVTTGETNTVINSEYIEVLQSSADSGGGGGDDGSLSIGALVGIIIAGVIFLGALVIIIVSVSIYCNRKFRNHQQYEVFDSRCTFDNPTYTSNSANQQQQEQQKHSVAVGQKEGDGTTKNQQ